The Terriglobus tenax genome contains a region encoding:
- a CDS encoding alpha/beta hydrolase — MLRSALFSLALSAAAVALHAQTAPPPSAVAYPAGGAVAAKPGDPMLLWPNGAPSAQGDADDDRPTLTAYIALQNPTKTAVIVTPGGGYQHLSMEKEGSLVAQWLNAQGVTAFVLKYRLGPKYHNPVELGDALRAIRTVRSRAAEWGIDKGKVGMLGFSAGGHLTASTSVLYDDGLPTGDAIDKESSRPDFVVLCYPVIRLDAPYMHSGSRKMLLGDTPDEALVEKMSLTALVNADTPPAFLYTTTDDKTVPVMNSVLWYSALVKNGIPAELHAFQHGTHGSGLGQFDPALKEWPTLLLHWLQANGWAAKP, encoded by the coding sequence ATGCTTCGTTCTGCTTTGTTCAGTCTTGCCCTGTCCGCAGCCGCTGTTGCTCTGCATGCCCAAACTGCTCCTCCACCCTCGGCCGTGGCGTATCCGGCGGGCGGTGCCGTAGCTGCCAAGCCGGGAGACCCCATGTTGCTATGGCCCAATGGCGCTCCCTCTGCGCAAGGGGATGCCGACGACGATAGGCCCACGCTGACGGCCTATATTGCTCTGCAGAACCCCACGAAGACGGCGGTGATCGTTACTCCGGGGGGTGGCTACCAGCACCTGTCCATGGAGAAAGAGGGTTCACTCGTCGCGCAGTGGCTGAATGCGCAGGGTGTCACGGCATTTGTGCTGAAGTACCGCCTGGGACCGAAGTATCACAACCCCGTTGAACTCGGTGACGCCCTGCGCGCCATCCGCACCGTGCGCTCCCGTGCCGCGGAGTGGGGTATCGACAAGGGCAAGGTGGGCATGCTCGGCTTTTCGGCTGGTGGACACCTTACGGCCTCCACGAGCGTTCTCTATGACGACGGTCTGCCTACGGGGGACGCCATTGACAAGGAGAGCAGTCGGCCGGACTTCGTGGTGCTCTGCTACCCGGTCATCCGCCTGGATGCGCCCTACATGCACTCCGGCTCGCGCAAGATGCTGCTGGGCGATACGCCCGATGAAGCCCTGGTCGAAAAGATGTCCCTGACGGCCCTGGTCAACGCGGACACGCCGCCGGCCTTTCTGTACACCACCACCGACGACAAGACGGTGCCGGTGATGAACAGCGTTCTCTGGTACAGCGCCCTGGTCAAGAACGGTATTCCGGCGGAGCTTCATGCCTTCCAGCATGGAACCCACGGCAGCGGCCTTGGACAGTTTGACCCCGCTTTGAAGGAGTGGCCCACCCTGCTGCTGCA
- a CDS encoding serine hydrolase domain-containing protein, producing the protein MPLTRRRFLANSSLALLTSVLKAEPTSSFAETVQRYVDAQHFSGVILLGRKQHIAEQYALGDARTEPKIPVTVDTIFEGGSISKWIASIVVLKQVDAARLSLDVPISTYLPAFRKDNGEKLTLAHLMSHQSGVPNQVIPAFRADRTLQADPDEAVARWASGDLQFEPGSQWDYSHSNWLLVRAALEHATGKTYEELAGETLWKPLRLKHSGIFHGASMDVPGMAESRKADGTADPSTMPSFMAMAGGFYTNAPEMLRILDAVDSGKILSHTSTERLFTIRMPQQHYALGGRVRMRTLAEKERAVLWEDGSNRSFRMLAVRVRGTGESVIVMNHRGTDQPAMGDFADAGLQWLS; encoded by the coding sequence ATGCCTCTTACCCGCCGCAGGTTTCTCGCAAACTCATCGCTTGCTCTACTCACCTCTGTTCTAAAGGCTGAACCCACCAGCAGCTTTGCAGAGACCGTGCAGAGGTACGTCGATGCGCAGCACTTCAGCGGCGTCATCCTTCTGGGAAGAAAGCAACATATTGCGGAGCAGTACGCCTTAGGCGATGCCCGTACCGAGCCGAAAATTCCTGTCACCGTCGATACCATCTTTGAAGGCGGGTCCATCTCCAAGTGGATCGCCTCGATCGTCGTTCTGAAGCAGGTGGACGCCGCCAGGCTGTCGCTCGATGTACCTATCTCGACGTATCTGCCCGCTTTCCGCAAAGACAACGGGGAAAAGTTGACGCTGGCGCACCTGATGAGCCATCAGAGCGGTGTTCCAAATCAGGTCATCCCTGCGTTCCGTGCCGACCGTACCCTGCAGGCTGATCCGGATGAAGCTGTGGCTCGCTGGGCCAGCGGTGACCTGCAGTTTGAACCCGGCTCGCAGTGGGATTACTCGCACTCCAACTGGCTGCTGGTGCGCGCCGCGCTGGAGCACGCCACCGGAAAGACCTACGAAGAGCTTGCAGGGGAGACCCTGTGGAAGCCGCTACGCCTGAAGCACAGCGGCATCTTCCATGGAGCATCCATGGATGTTCCCGGCATGGCCGAGAGTCGCAAGGCCGATGGCACGGCTGATCCATCGACTATGCCGTCGTTCATGGCCATGGCTGGAGGCTTCTATACCAACGCGCCCGAAATGCTGCGGATTCTTGATGCGGTCGACAGCGGGAAGATTCTGAGTCATACCTCGACCGAGCGGCTCTTCACCATCCGCATGCCACAGCAGCACTATGCCCTCGGCGGCCGCGTTCGGATGCGCACGCTGGCGGAGAAGGAGCGCGCTGTTCTCTGGGAAGACGGTTCCAACCGCAGCTTCCGCATGCTGGCGGTGCGTGTGCGCGGAACGGGGGAGAGCGTGATCGTCATGAACCACCGCGGTACCGATCAGCCGGCGATGGGCGACTTCGCGGATGCCGGGTTGCAGTGGCTTTCGTGA